Proteins encoded in a region of the Zea mays cultivar B73 chromosome 2, Zm-B73-REFERENCE-NAM-5.0, whole genome shotgun sequence genome:
- the LOC100284801 gene encoding plant-specific domain TIGR01627 family protein — translation MRPPGRRRVLAAGACALLLAATFLAAGLLTTSSLAPYLLPPLALSLPCLPAVTAPAGSGYGAAPGVAALAEAAVAYATSETVPQQSVDEISLSLAVLRRRAPLRLLVFGLGHDSRLWHALNPGGATVFLEEDPAWYRVVRAQSPFLRAHLVAYRTRLDQADRLLATYRRHPACLPGGGGGNDTLQLPRVRGNWACPLALYNLPPEVYETEWDMVMIDAPKGYFAAAPGRMAAIWTAAAMARARQGEGDTDVFLHDVDRRVEKAFAEEFLCERFRVGGTGRLWHFRIPPVSRRGEDGTATAGDRNPFC, via the coding sequence ATGAGGCCCCCCGGCCGGCGCCGCGTCCTCGCCGCCGGCGCCTGCGCGCTGCTGCTGGCCGCGACCTTCCTGGCGGCCGGCCTGTTGACGACGTCCTCCCTGGCGCCGTACCTGCTGCCGCCGCTGGCCCTGTCGCTGCCGTGCCTGCCGGCGGTGACCGCGCCGGCGGGGTCCGGGTACGGCGCGGCGCCGGGCGTGGCGGCGCTGGCGGAGGCGGCCGTGGCGTACGCGACCTCGGAGACCGTGCCGCAGCAGTCGGTCGACGAGATCTCGCTGTCGCTGGCCGTGCTGCGGCGGCGCGCGCCGCTGCGGCTGCTGGTGTTCGGGCTGGGCCACGACTCGAGGCTGTGGCACGCGCTGAACCCGGGCGGCGCCACGGTGTTCCTGGAGGAGGACCCGGCGTGGTACCGCGTGGTGCGGGCGCAGTCGCCGTTCCTGCGCGCGCACCTGGTGGCCTACCGCACGCGCCTCGACCAGGCGGACCGGCTCCTGGCCACGTACAGGCGGCACCCGGCCtgcctccccggcggcggcggcggcaacgaCACCCTGCAGCTGCCGCGCGTGCGCGGCAACTGGGCGTGTCCGCTGGCGCTGTACAACCTGCCGCCCGAGGTGTACGAGACCGAGTGGGACATGGTCATGATCGACGCGCCCAAGGGGTACTTCGCGGCGGCGCCCGGGAGGATGGCCGCGATATGGACCGCGGCCGCCATGGCCCGCGCGCGCCAGGGCGAGGGCGACACCGACGTCTTCCTGCACGACGTCGACCGGAGGGTGGAGAAGGCGTTCGCCGAGGAGTTCCTCTGCGAGAGATTCCGGGTCGGCGGCACCGGCCGGCTCTGGCATTTCAGGATCCCGCCAGTTTCACGGCGTGGGGAGGACGGCACGGCGACCGCCGGTGACCGGAACCCGTTTTGTTAA